The sequence ATATAAACCCGAACTTACCGAAGCTTTCATTGAAATGATAGAAAAAGGTTGGATGAGTTTATCGTCTCCAATTTGGGCAAATATGGGAACCGAACGCGGATTACCTATTTCGTGTTTTAATGTCTATGTACCAGATAATATCGAAAGTATTACGCATAAATTAGGCGAAGTTATCATGCAAACTAAAATTGGTGGTGGAACTTCGGGGTATTTTGGCGAATTACGTGAACGTGGAAGCGCTGTAACAGATAACGGAAAAAGTAGTGGTGCTGTTAGTTTTATGAAGCTTTTTGACACCGCAATGGATACCATTTCGCAAGGTGGTGTACGTCGTGGTGCATTTGCTGCATATTTAGATATTGACCACGATGATATTAAAGAGTTTTTAGAAATTAAAAACATCGGTAGTCCAATTCAAAATTTGTTTACCGGTATTTGCGTACCCGATTATTGGATGCAGGATATGATTGACGGAGACAGAGATAAACGAGAAATTTGGGCTAAAGTTTTAGAAAGTCGTCAACAAAAAGGTTTGCCTTATATTTTCTTTACCGATAATATTAATCGAAATAAACCTCAAGTTTATAAAGATAAAGAAATGCAAATTTACTCTAGTAATTTGTGTTCAGAAATTGCTTTACCATCCTCTGCAAACGAATCATTTATTTGTTGTTTATCGTCAATGAACTTGGAATTGTATGACGAGTGGAAAGATACCGAAGCTGTGAAATTAGCAGTTTTCTTTTTAGATGCTGTTTTACAAGAGTTTATTGCAAAAACTGAGGATAATCATTATTTAAAATCGGCAAACACATTCGCAAAAAATCATCGTGCACTTGGATTAGGTGTGATGGGTTGGCATTCGTATCTTCAGAAAAATAAAATTGCTTTTGAAAGTTTAGAAGCAAAAATGCAAACGAATATCATTTTTAAAAACATTCAAGAAAAAAGTATAAAAGCTTCACAAGAATTAGCTAGAATTTACGGAGAACCAGAAGTCCTAAAAGGTTATGGATTACGAAATACAACTTTAATGGCAATTGCACCAACAACTTCTTCGTCTGCAATTCTAGGACAAACTTCTCCAGGTATTGAACCTTATAGCAGCAATTATTACAAAGCTGGTTTGGCAAAAGGTAATTTTATGCGTAAAAATAAATATCTAAAAACGTTACTTGAAGAAAAAGGAATCGATAACGAAGAAACTTGGCGAAGTATTATGTTAAATCACGGAAGTGTTCAACATTTAGAATCGTTAACGCAAGAAGAAAAAGACATCTTTAAAACATTTAAAGAAATCAGTCAGTACGAAATTGTGTTACAAGCTTCTATCCGACAAAAATATATAGACCAAGCACAAAGTTTAAATTTAAACATTCCGGCTAATGTCCCAATAAAAGAAGTAAATAGATTAATGATCGAAGCTTGGAAACTTGGCGTAAAAACCTTGTATTATCAGCGTAGTCAAAGTGTATCGAAAGAATTTGTTACAAATTTAGTTATTTGTTCAAGTTGTGAAGCCTAAATAAATTTGATTGCTTTTTTATTCTTAAAAAAATGGTCAAATCTGTAAAAATTAAAAAATAATACGTGCGATTAATTATCAAAATTTGATAATTTCATAAATTGCATAGAATCAAATACTATTAAAAATGAATTTAGAAGAAAGAATTTCAAAATCAGAAACTCGAATATTTAAAGCTGTTTTTCCAAATACAACCAATCATTACGATACCCTTTTTGGAGGTACGGCCATGCATATGATGGACGAAGTTGCTTTTATTACAGCAACCCGTTTTTCTCGTCAAACTATGGTAACCGTTTCATCTGATAAAATAGATTTTAATAAACCAATTCCAGCAGGAACCATTGTTGAATTGGTAGGAAAAGTTACACATGTGGGAAACACAAGTCTAAAAGTTGAAGTTGAGATTTTTGTTGAACAAATGTATGAAGACGTTCGCTATTTAGCTGTTAAAGGACAATTTTCGTTTGTGGCTTTAGACGAACACAAAAAGCCAACTAACGTTATTAAAGAATAATTCTGGCATAAAAAAGGAAGCTGAAAAGCTTCCTTTTTTAGTTATATAAAACATTATTTCAATGCTTGTTCAATGTCTGCAATCAAATCTTCGATATCTTCAACTCCAACACTTAAACGAACCATGTCGTCTGTTACTCCAATTTCTGCACGTTTTTCTGCAGGAATTGAAGCATGTGTCATTAAAGCTGGGTGATTTGCTAAAGATTCAACTCCACCTAAAGATTCTGCTAAAGTAAATACCTTTAAATTTTCTAAGAACTTAATAGCATCTGCTTTAGCTCCAGTTTTAAATGTAAAAGAAACCATTCCGCCAAAACCTTTAGACATTTGTTTTTTAGCTAAATCGTGTTGTGGATGCGATGGTAAACCAGGATATAAAACTTGGTCAATTAACGGATGTTGCTCTAAATACTCAGCTACTTTTTGCCCGTTTAAACAATGACGTTCAACACGTAAATGCAAGGTTTTAATTCCGCGTAAAACCAAGAAACTTTCTTGCGGACCTAAAGTTGCTCCGGTTGCAAATTGTGTAAAATGCAATTGTTTTCCTAATTCTTCATCTTTAATAACTAAAGCTCCAGCAATCACATCAGAATGTCCACCTAAATATTTAGTAGCCGAATGCATCACAATATCAGCACCTAAATCTAAAGGCTTTTGTAAATACGGCGTTGCAAAAGTATTATCAACCGCAAATAAGATATTATTTTGCTTAGTGATTTTAGCTATCGCTTCGATATCTGCTAATTTCATTAACGGATTTGTTGGTGTTTCAATCCAAACTAATTTGGTATTTGCATTGATTTTAGATTGAAACAATTCCAAATCATTCATATTAATGAAATGAAATTTAATTCCTAAATCTTGATAAAAACGAGTGAATAAACGATAAGTTCCTCCGTACAAATCGTCCATCGCAATTACTTCATCGTTTGGTTTTAATAAACGTAAAACACAATCGATAGCTGCCAATCCAGATGAAAAAGCCAAACCACGAGCACCGTTTTCAATACTTTCTAAAGCATGTTCTAAAGCTGTTCTTGTCGGATTATCTGCTCTACTGTATTCGTAACCTGTATGAACTCCCGGACTTGTTTGCGCGAAAGTTGATGTATGATAAATTGGTGGCATTACCGCTCCAGTACTTGGGTCGTGATGCTGTCCACCATGAATTACTTTTGTATTAAATTTCATAACTAAAAACGTTTTTTAAAAATAATTACAAAGATACTTTTTATGAAGGAAATATTATAGATTTGTTTCACATTAACAAAAAATTATATGACCAGAAAATTACTTTTATTAATCTGTTTTTCAACGCTATTATTCAATTGCACCAAAAAAGAAACTTGGTATTTTGAAACAAAAAAATACGAACTAAAAACAACACTTCCGTGCGATAATGATGATTGTACTTATGTCGATTTAATAATCCCGACGATTATTTCTGATGAAAAAGAATTAAACAAAATCAATGACGTCGTTTTTAAAAACGTAAAAAAACATATCGCGTTTGAAACCGAAAATGCCGAAATTAAAAATTACGCCGATTTAGCTAAATCTTTTATCGCTTCATACGACGAAATAAAAAATGCCTTTCCGAACGAACCTTTGCCTTGGGAAGCTTCGGTTAATGGAACATTGGAAGTTTTCGAAAACAAAAGTGCCAATATCGTTTTAAATTATTACACCTTTACAGGTGGAGCTCACGGAAATGAAGGAGTCGTTTCTTTATTTTTTAATTTAGAAGACGGTAAACAAATTTCTCAAAAAGATTTATTTTTAGATTTCGAGGGATTTAAGAAAATTGCCGAACAAGATTTTAGAGCTTCTGCTAATTTATCAGCAACCGATGACATCAATAAAAACGGAAATATTTTCAAAGACCATCAATTTAGTTTGCCAGAAAACATTATCGTTACGCAAAATGAAATAATTTTGCATTACAATAAATACGAAATTGCACCTTATTCATCAGGAACCACTATTTTAAAATTCCCGATGAAAACATTTAAAAAATATTTAAATCCACTTTATTTCTAAAACACGAATTTTGAGCGTATATAAAAAACTTTTTGGTCAAACATTAATTTACGGAATTGCCACTGTTGTTCCAAAAATGATTGGTTTTATCATGGCACCGTATCACATCGATTGGCTTCCAAAAGATGCGTACGCAGATTACACGCTAATATTTTCGTGGATGATGTTTTTCAATGTCATCTTATCTTTTGGAATGGAAACAGCTTTCTTTAGATTTTACAACAAAAAAGAAAATAAAAACGAAGTTATAAATAATACCATTTTATTTTTAATGGCTGTTTGTGCAATTTTCCTCGGAGGAATTTACCTCTTTAAAGAATCGATTGATTTATATTTTGAGATTCCGCCCATTGTAGTATCTTATTTAATTTGGATTTTAGTTTTAGATACGTTGGTTGTTATTCCATTTGCGATTTTACGAGCACAACAAAGACCGATAAAATACAGTTTTATCAAAATTACAAATGTGGTTGTAAATGCCGGATTGACTGTTATTTTATTGTATTTAATACCGAAGTTTTTACTTCAAAATCCAACAGATAAAATCGCTGCATATTATAATTTCGGTTTCCAAGTAGGTTATTTATTTCTTGCGAATTTAATTGCCAGCGGAATCACATTACTGCTACTTTCAAATCATTATTTAAAACTGAAGTTGAAGTTCAATAAATCGTTGTGGAAAGAGATGATTATGTATAGTTTTCCTGTGATGATTGGAGGTTTGGCTTTTGTTATAAACGAAACTTTTGATAAGGTTTTTTTAAAAGAATTACTTCCAGAAAGTTTTGTAGATTTAGGATTAGCAAGTTATGGTGCTATTTATAAGATTGGTGTTTTTATGATTTTATTCCGAACGGCTTATTCAATGGGAATTGAACCTTTCTTTTTTAGTTATGCCAAAAATGATGACGCGCCAATAAAATACGCTACAGTTACCAAGTACTTTGTGATTTTTGGAAGCTTAGCAATGTTAACCATTGTTGTTTTTTCAGATTTAATCAAAGTATTTTATATTCCTCAAAAAGATTATTGGTTTGCGATGGAAATTGTTCCTTACATAATCTTAGCAAATTTAATGTTAGGGATTTACACCAATTTATCGGTTTGGTACAAAATTCAGGATAAAACAAAAATCGGCGCATACATTTCAATTGTTGGAGCAATTGTAACAGTTGTTTTAAATTTCATCTTAATTCCGATTATTGGATTATTAGGTGCAGCCATTACAACATTACTCGCTTATGCAACTATGATGTTAATTTCTTATGTATTAGGACAAAAGTCTTATCCGATTCCGTACGATAAAAAAATAATCGGATTGTATTTAGGAACATCAATTGTATTTGCATTTACCTATTTTTATAATTTCAGAGAAAATTATTTTATCGGAATAACTTTCCTTCTTATCTTCGTAGGAATGATTTATTACAACGAAAGAGTAATGATTCAACGCATACTTAAATCTGTACTTAAAAAATGAAAATAAACATTATTAATAAATCGCAACATCCGTTGCCAAGTTATGAAACTATTGCTTCTGCAGGAATGGATTTACGCGCAAATTTATCAGAACCAATCTTAATCGGACCAATGGAACGCGCTTTAATTCCGACTGGATTATTCATGGAATTACCAATTGGATTCGAAGCTCAAGTGCGTCCAAGAAGCGGATTAGCATTAAAAAAAGGGATTACTTGTTTAAATTCACCAGGAACCATCGATGCAGATTATCGCGGTGAAGTTGGGGTGATTTTAGCCAATTTATCAAAAGAAACATTTGTAGTTGAAAACGGCGAACGCATTGCGCAAATGGTCATTGCAAAGCACGAACGTGCTGAATGGATTGAAGTAGAAGAATTATCAACAACAGAACGCGGTGCTGGCGGATTTGGAAGCACGGGCGTGAAATAATAAACCAAAATTAAAACAAATGAAAATTATTGTACCCATGGCCGGACGCGGTTCTCGTTTACGTCCACATACATTAACTACACCAAAACCATTAATTCCAATTGCAGGAAAACCAATCGTGCACCGTTTGGTTGAAGATATTGCAAAAGTAATCAATCAACCAATTGAAGAAATCGCTTTTATCATTCACGAAAGTTTCGGAAAAGATGTTGAAAAAGACTTAATTGCAATTGCTGAGAAATTAGGCTCTAAAGGAACTATTTATTATCAAAACGAAGCTTTAGGAACAGCTCATGCCATTTTATGTGCTAAAGAATCGATGCAAGGTCCAATTGTAGTTGCTTACGCAGATACGTTATTCCGTGCAGATTTTTCTTTAGATGCAACTGCAGATTCTGTTATTTGGGTAAAAGCAGTTGAAGATCCTTCTGCTTTTGGAGTAGTTCAATTAAACGACAAAAATGAAATTGTTGATTTCGTTGAAAAACCAAAAGAGTTTGTTTCTGATTTAGCTATTATTGGAATTTACTTCTTTAAATCAGCAGAAAATTTACGTTCAGAATTAGAATATCTTTTAGATAACAACATCGAAAAAGGCGGAGAATATCAGTTAACCGATGCTTTAGAAAACATGAAGCAAAAAGGTTTACGTTTTGTTCCGGGTAAAGTTGATGAATGGATGGATTGTGGAAACAAAAACGTAACGGTTGACACAAACAATCGCATGTTGAATTTCTTACATGCTGATGGTGAAAACATGGTTGCTGCTTCAGCATCAATCGAAAATTCAACAATTATCGCACCTTGTTACATTGGAGAAAATGTTATTATAAAAAATGCAACTGTTGGTCCAAATGTTTCTTTAGGAAATCATTCAAAAGTTGAAAATGCTACCATTAAAAACAGTTTAATTCAAACGAATTCAACAATTACAAATGCAGATTTAGACAATGCAATGGTCGGAAATCACGCAAAATTTGATGGCAAATTCACAAATATCAGTATTGGAGATTATTCTGTATTAGAATAATTTTCAAATCAAACAATAAATTTTAAAAATTCCGTTTTCATTTTCAGAAACGGAATTTTTCATTTAAAAGGAATAGTTTTTGATAAAAGTTCGACTACATTTGCGTATATTTTAACCTATGAAAAAAGCTGTTTTATTCTTTATTCTATCGACCGTTTTATTTTCTTGTAAAAGCAAAAAAAATCTAACTGACAATGCATCAACAAATGATTCGTTGTTTAAGGAAATAATCATAATCAATGATGGCGATAGAGCTCCTTCCAAAAAAGAAAATCTAACGTATCTTAAGGCAGTAAACGACCATTACGCTTTGAATAAAAATTTCAATACGCTACAAATTAATGCTGATATTGAATTTAAAAATAAAAGTTTTAACGAAAGTCTTAGCGCAGATATTCGTATTCAGAAAGATGAGACAATTCTGATTTCGATTAAAAAATTTGGTTTTACTGGAGCAAAAATATTAATCACACCAAAAAGAGTAAGCTATTACGAAATTCTGAACGGAACTTTTTATGACGGTGATTTCGAATTCATAAGTAATTTTTTAGGAACGAATTTAGATTACAATCAAATTGAAAATTTATTACTCGGAACCTCTGTTTTTAATTTAGCCGAAGAAGAATTAACGACTAAGGTCGAGGATGGTCTTTATAAATTATATAAAAACACAAATGATTTGTCACTTGTTTTTGTATTAGATGGATTAGCTCGAATGAAACAAGAAGTTATCCAACAAAAAGATTCAAACGACAAATTGGTTATTGACTATTTATCGTATCAAAATAAAAATGATGTTTTGTTACCATTAAATTTATTAATTCGTGCGATTCAAAAAGATGAAACGAATTTGAATATCAATTACAAAAAAATAGATTTGAATCCGAATATTTCTTTTCCTTATAAAATTCCTAATGGTTCAAAAGAAATAAATTTTAATTAAATTTGACAAACTTTTTATTCAATGCAACGAATTTTATTAATACTAGTTACTTTCTTCATTACCATTTCATCCTATTCGCAAGATTATGAAGAACAGCAACGTAAATTAGAAAACAGAAAAGCGCAAATCCTTAAAGAAATTAAGGAAGTGCAAACTTTACTGAATTCTGAAAAAAAGAAAGAGCGCAATATTTTCAATGAAATTACAAATCAGAATAAAAAAATAAAACTATCAACTGAGCTAATTAATAATTCGCAAAAACAAAACCGTGTATTATCAGATGATATTTACACGGCAACTTTACAATCAAATAAACTAAAACGTGAGCTTAAAGTTTTACAAGCCGATTATGCCAAAACAATTGTAAAATCATATAAAACGCGTTCAGAACAAAGCCGAATTTTATTTATTTTATCTTCAGATAATTTCTTACAAGCCTACAAACGTATGCAATATATGAAGCAATATGCCAATTTTAGAAAAACGCAAGGAGATGAAATAAAAGAAAAAACAATTGAATTGCAAGAGCTTACCAAGCGTTTGGAAATTCAGAAAGTAAAACAACAAGCAATTTTAGCTGAACAAGAAAAAGAACGTAAAGTTTTAGAAGACGATAAGAAAATTCAAAATCAATTATTGGCTGAAGTCAAAAAAGATCAAAAAAAATACGACAAACAAATCAGAGATAAACAAGCTGAATCTAAAAAAATTGATCGCGAAATAAAAGCCGTAATTCAAAAAGCAATTGCTGAA comes from Flavobacterium sp. I3-2 and encodes:
- a CDS encoding ribonucleoside-diphosphate reductase subunit alpha — translated: MPNTTKVSQQTIYFNSNKTMIMERLWWLNEESEQILNRGYLLKGETTQKAIERIASAAAKRLYKPELTEAFIEMIEKGWMSLSSPIWANMGTERGLPISCFNVYVPDNIESITHKLGEVIMQTKIGGGTSGYFGELRERGSAVTDNGKSSGAVSFMKLFDTAMDTISQGGVRRGAFAAYLDIDHDDIKEFLEIKNIGSPIQNLFTGICVPDYWMQDMIDGDRDKREIWAKVLESRQQKGLPYIFFTDNINRNKPQVYKDKEMQIYSSNLCSEIALPSSANESFICCLSSMNLELYDEWKDTEAVKLAVFFLDAVLQEFIAKTEDNHYLKSANTFAKNHRALGLGVMGWHSYLQKNKIAFESLEAKMQTNIIFKNIQEKSIKASQELARIYGEPEVLKGYGLRNTTLMAIAPTTSSSAILGQTSPGIEPYSSNYYKAGLAKGNFMRKNKYLKTLLEEKGIDNEETWRSIMLNHGSVQHLESLTQEEKDIFKTFKEISQYEIVLQASIRQKYIDQAQSLNLNIPANVPIKEVNRLMIEAWKLGVKTLYYQRSQSVSKEFVTNLVICSSCEA
- a CDS encoding acyl-CoA thioesterase — protein: MNLEERISKSETRIFKAVFPNTTNHYDTLFGGTAMHMMDEVAFITATRFSRQTMVTVSSDKIDFNKPIPAGTIVELVGKVTHVGNTSLKVEVEIFVEQMYEDVRYLAVKGQFSFVALDEHKKPTNVIKE
- a CDS encoding cystathionine gamma-synthase, with amino-acid sequence MKFNTKVIHGGQHHDPSTGAVMPPIYHTSTFAQTSPGVHTGYEYSRADNPTRTALEHALESIENGARGLAFSSGLAAIDCVLRLLKPNDEVIAMDDLYGGTYRLFTRFYQDLGIKFHFINMNDLELFQSKINANTKLVWIETPTNPLMKLADIEAIAKITKQNNILFAVDNTFATPYLQKPLDLGADIVMHSATKYLGGHSDVIAGALVIKDEELGKQLHFTQFATGATLGPQESFLVLRGIKTLHLRVERHCLNGQKVAEYLEQHPLIDQVLYPGLPSHPQHDLAKKQMSKGFGGMVSFTFKTGAKADAIKFLENLKVFTLAESLGGVESLANHPALMTHASIPAEKRAEIGVTDDMVRLSVGVEDIEDLIADIEQALK
- a CDS encoding DUF3298 and DUF4163 domain-containing protein, with the translated sequence MTRKLLLLICFSTLLFNCTKKETWYFETKKYELKTTLPCDNDDCTYVDLIIPTIISDEKELNKINDVVFKNVKKHIAFETENAEIKNYADLAKSFIASYDEIKNAFPNEPLPWEASVNGTLEVFENKSANIVLNYYTFTGGAHGNEGVVSLFFNLEDGKQISQKDLFLDFEGFKKIAEQDFRASANLSATDDINKNGNIFKDHQFSLPENIIVTQNEIILHYNKYEIAPYSSGTTILKFPMKTFKKYLNPLYF
- a CDS encoding oligosaccharide flippase family protein: MSVYKKLFGQTLIYGIATVVPKMIGFIMAPYHIDWLPKDAYADYTLIFSWMMFFNVILSFGMETAFFRFYNKKENKNEVINNTILFLMAVCAIFLGGIYLFKESIDLYFEIPPIVVSYLIWILVLDTLVVIPFAILRAQQRPIKYSFIKITNVVVNAGLTVILLYLIPKFLLQNPTDKIAAYYNFGFQVGYLFLANLIASGITLLLLSNHYLKLKLKFNKSLWKEMIMYSFPVMIGGLAFVINETFDKVFLKELLPESFVDLGLASYGAIYKIGVFMILFRTAYSMGIEPFFFSYAKNDDAPIKYATVTKYFVIFGSLAMLTIVVFSDLIKVFYIPQKDYWFAMEIVPYIILANLMLGIYTNLSVWYKIQDKTKIGAYISIVGAIVTVVLNFILIPIIGLLGAAITTLLAYATMMLISYVLGQKSYPIPYDKKIIGLYLGTSIVFAFTYFYNFRENYFIGITFLLIFVGMIYYNERVMIQRILKSVLKK
- the dut gene encoding dUTP diphosphatase; the protein is MKINIINKSQHPLPSYETIASAGMDLRANLSEPILIGPMERALIPTGLFMELPIGFEAQVRPRSGLALKKGITCLNSPGTIDADYRGEVGVILANLSKETFVVENGERIAQMVIAKHERAEWIEVEELSTTERGAGGFGSTGVK
- a CDS encoding sugar phosphate nucleotidyltransferase; this translates as MKIIVPMAGRGSRLRPHTLTTPKPLIPIAGKPIVHRLVEDIAKVINQPIEEIAFIIHESFGKDVEKDLIAIAEKLGSKGTIYYQNEALGTAHAILCAKESMQGPIVVAYADTLFRADFSLDATADSVIWVKAVEDPSAFGVVQLNDKNEIVDFVEKPKEFVSDLAIIGIYFFKSAENLRSELEYLLDNNIEKGGEYQLTDALENMKQKGLRFVPGKVDEWMDCGNKNVTVDTNNRMLNFLHADGENMVAASASIENSTIIAPCYIGENVIIKNATVGPNVSLGNHSKVENATIKNSLIQTNSTITNADLDNAMVGNHAKFDGKFTNISIGDYSVLE
- a CDS encoding DUF4292 domain-containing protein, coding for MKKAVLFFILSTVLFSCKSKKNLTDNASTNDSLFKEIIIINDGDRAPSKKENLTYLKAVNDHYALNKNFNTLQINADIEFKNKSFNESLSADIRIQKDETILISIKKFGFTGAKILITPKRVSYYEILNGTFYDGDFEFISNFLGTNLDYNQIENLLLGTSVFNLAEEELTTKVEDGLYKLYKNTNDLSLVFVLDGLARMKQEVIQQKDSNDKLVIDYLSYQNKNDVLLPLNLLIRAIQKDETNLNINYKKIDLNPNISFPYKIPNGSKEINFN
- a CDS encoding murein hydrolase activator EnvC family protein, which codes for MQRILLILVTFFITISSYSQDYEEQQRKLENRKAQILKEIKEVQTLLNSEKKKERNIFNEITNQNKKIKLSTELINNSQKQNRVLSDDIYTATLQSNKLKRELKVLQADYAKTIVKSYKTRSEQSRILFILSSDNFLQAYKRMQYMKQYANFRKTQGDEIKEKTIELQELTKRLEIQKVKQQAILAEQEKERKVLEDDKKIQNQLLAEVKKDQKKYDKQIRDKQAESKKIDREIKAVIQKAIAEANRKAKEKAEKERLAKEKATGKKETPTKTSTVSSTKFDLTPEEKTLSNSFKTNRGRLPWPVEKGFISMKYGDQPLPGMPNVTVHNSGVEITTESGSSVRAVFEGEVFKIQNIGNIKLVYIRHGEYVSIYQNLSSISVSDGQKVSTKQKIGTISNNHEGKAVLKFVISQNDTFMNPESWISTK